A single region of the Camelus ferus isolate YT-003-E chromosome 2, BCGSAC_Cfer_1.0, whole genome shotgun sequence genome encodes:
- the LOC116667196 gene encoding calmodulin-binding transcription activator 2-like: protein MRERTGAVGLSETMSWLASYLEIVDHFPSSAPPSELPLERGRLAIPPAPSWAEFLSASASGKMESDFALLTLSDHEQRELYEAARVIQTAFRKYKGRRLKEQQEVAAAVIQRCYRKYKQFALYKKMTQAAILIQSKFRSYYEQKRFQQSRRAAVLIQQHYRSYRRRPGPPHRPTGSLPARNKGSFLTRKQDQAARKIMRFLRRCRHRMRELKQNQELEGLPQPGLAT, encoded by the coding sequence ATGCGGGAGCGGACGGGGGCTGTGGGGCTCAGCGAGACCATGTCCTGGCTGGCCAGCTACCTGGAGATTGTGGACCAtttccccagctcagcccctcccagcGAACTGCCCTTAGAGCGGGGTCGCCTGGCTATCCCTCCAGCACCTTCCTGGGCCGAGTTTCTCTCTGCGTCTGCCAGTGGCAAGATGGAGAGTGATTTTGCCCTGCTGACGCTATCGGATCATGAGCAGCGGGAACTGTATGAGGCAGCCCGGGTCATCCAGACAGCCTTCCGAAAGTACAAGGGCCGGCGGCTGAAGGAGCAGCAGGAGGTAGCAGCAGCTGTGATCCAGCGCTGTTACCGGAAGTACAAGCAGTTTGCACTCTATAAGAAGATGACCCAGGCAGCCATCCTGATCCAGAGCAAGTTCCGAAGCTACTACGAACAGAAGCGATTTCAGCAGAGCCGCAGAGCAGCGGTACTCATCCAGCAGCACTACCGCTCCTACCGCCGCCGGCCTGGGCCTCCCCACCGGCCCACAGGCAGCCTGCCTGCCCGAAACAAAGGCTCCTTTCTCACCAGAAAGCAAGACCAGGCAGCCCGGAAGATAATGAGATTCCTGCGGCGCTGCCGACACAggatgagggaactgaagcagAACCAGGAGCTGGAAGGGCTTCCCCAACCGGGCCTGGCCACCTGA